The following proteins are co-located in the Mobula hypostoma chromosome 4, sMobHyp1.1, whole genome shotgun sequence genome:
- the amer3 gene encoding uncharacterized protein amer3: MMDSRRTRNFRKYSLQQAVKNAETFIDIDFERKSVNKYSITSGGSCIDEKVKKLFLRTGQARSVTNAFAQADKGEDHFGLSNVQRSVRKSKTHDCVVSMAQEGDYVQEDKPQEYKAMSSAEKNKDRIINAINFSEIAVPTGPFVMNRLCESRVNTQSKYSVVDLLSPSSQSLPPFTKCVTNRRLSLRKPKRGFRGLFTIRKNRQEKVLLRPKDNKQDSKTFSCKVALRPNKNISRSSKILTHAGDSLAQYFTDSDPPSDSSLEYSSTLCEDVASLKSFDSLTGCGEIFADDENADQLETGHNFKNATEKCEDKQTPSGESFQGGGEQLASPGQSDNMELNGFWKNMSNPDTASEIVQEPTINEETKCCLGLNAGIEQLALSPLEFHKITEKEDIEENEKHVDAYVELGTPQSDHQESTSTSDEGYYDSFSPGQEEDESKRSQSPRVSRQFPRDSYSGDALYELFCDPEEPRMSPISDEEGSSVQNIVAQPQTPLSMYSFYVGAEENMASSPTVDINCHEFFQGSWKGKECLLKLCDTELSLAMGLVNWLRQKTETSEFGLNIPNKTEHHNETRAEIISLTSIPTCHSASRTGRIAKESEDKIPAKAKSMIQNRKLENRTDLSQQNRASPVESSMDLMPRADDPGLSESNHSFARKVTLLKKDMFLASPPQREFNKTLETVKENAAILEPIIIVKISKALLCPNCRRSVESNLPEVILCSSCFAVVGKCSISDLLSSYDKKNHHSGPKNDQQCYCNNPRLQEADHNVSQLLEDSIRHVASLKTNTGGARQSCKEATIEDCLFVLALQANHHYKECKNTELAENNASYNGRAKKSTKDQNNCTVGSSKKAKENVSAQSPEFTGMESFHKIVEELTSSGTSQSMSLIRTAKEKSDLKRSSHYCSTIVFSENAWPLSLEVPNQSDELQHEVISGGNTKATCPKGNVHSISVNENAYSSSQPSCLPLSKSACSGLQTCSYQMENSKSCRKSSSHQGSLCFSSSLSSPSLPTASRDKTFSLQSICSHIPTQEDCSCKERGKSEKVKP, translated from the coding sequence ATGATGGATTCAAGAAGAACAAGAAACTTTCGGAAGTATAGCCTGCAACAGGCTGTTAAGAATGCAGAGACCTTTATTGATATTGATTTTGAGAGAAAATCAGTTAATAAGTATTCAATTACCAGTGGAGGAAGCTGCATAGATGAAAAAGTGAAGAAATTGTTTTTACGAACAGGGCAAGCTCGGAGTGTTACAAATGCTTTTGCACAAGCAGACAAAGGAGAGGATCACTTTGGGCTTTCGAACGTGCAGAGATCTGTACGAAAAAGCAAGACTCATGACTGTGTTGTATCCATGGCACAAGAAGGTGATTATGTCCAAGAGGATAAACCCCAAGAATATAAGGCAATGTCATCAGCTGAGAAAAATAAAGACAGAATCATCAATGCCATAAATTTCTCAGAAATTGCTGTGCCCACAGGGCCTTTTGTTATGAATAGATTGTGTGAAAGCAGGGTCAATACCCAATCTAAATATTCAGTAGTTGACCTTCTAAGTCCTTCCTCACAATCACTTCCACCTTTCACAAAATGTGTTACAAATAGACGGCTTTCACTGAGGAAGCCCAAAAGAGGCTTTAGAGGCCTGTTTACAATAAGGAAAAATAGACAGGAGAAAGTACTATTAAGACCAAAGGACAACAAACAAGATTCCAAAACTTTCAGTTGTAAAGTGGCATTAAGACCTAATAAAAATATATCCAGAAGTTCAAAGATTTTAACTCATGCTGGTGATTctttagcacaatactttactgATAGTGACCCACCCTCAGACTCATCCCTTGAATATAGTAGCACTCTCTGTGAAGACGTTGCTTCTTTGAAGAGCTTTGATTCCCTCACAGGTTGTGGGGAAATCTTTGCTGATGATGAAAATGCTGATCAGCTGGAGACAGGTcacaattttaaaaatgcaactgAAAAATGTGAAGACAAACAGACTCCTTCAGGTGAATCTTTCCAAGGTGGAGGAGAACAGCTTGCATCACCAGGACAATCAGACAACATGGAGCTAAATGGATTTTGGAAAAATATGAGCAACCCTGACACAGCAAGTGAAATAGTTCAGGAACCCACCATAAATGAAGAAACCAAATGCTGCTTAGGACTAAATGCTGGGATTGAACAGTTAGCTCTTTCACCTTTAGAATTTCACAAAATCACTGAGAAAGAAGATATTGAGGAAAATGAAAAACATGTAGATGCTTACGTAGAGTTGGGAACACCACAGAGTGACCATCAGGAATCAACATCAACCAGTGATGAAGGGTACTATGATTCATTTTCTCCTGGGCAGGAAGAGGATGAAAGCAAACGATCGCAAAGTCCACGTGTAAGTAGACAATTTCCCAGGGACAGCTATAGTGGTGATGCCCTCTATGAGCTTTTCTGTGATCCAGAAGAGCCTAGGATGAGTCCTATCTCAGACGAAGAAGGGTCCTCAGTGCAGAATATTGTGGCTCAACCCCAAACTCCATTGTCTATGTATAGTTTTTATGTAGGAGCTGAAGAAAACATGGCTTCATCTCCCACTGTGGATATAAACTGTCATGAGTTTTTCCAAGGCAGTTGGAAAGGTAAAGAATGCTTACTAAAACTGTGTGATACTGAACTTTCTTTGGCAATGGGTCTAGTAAACTGGCTTAGGCAAAAGACAGAAACAAGTGAGTTTGGTTTGAACATTCCAAATAAGACTGAGCATCATAATGAAACAAGGGCAGAGATAATCAGTTTAACAAGTATACCTACCTGCCATTCTGCCTCCCGCACTGGTAGAATTGCAAAGGAAAGTGAGGATAAAATTCCAGCCAAAGCCAAGTCAATGATACAGAACAGAAAACTTGAAAATAGAACAGATCTTTCTCAACAAAACAGAGCATCCCCAGTTGAATCATCCATGGATTTAATGCCCAGAGCTGATGATCCTGGACTCTCAGAGAGTAATCACAGTTTTGCAAGGAAGGTCACTTTATTAAAGAAGGatatgtttctggcatctccccctcaAAGAGAGTTTAACAAGACATTGGAAACGGTAAAAGAGAATGCAGCCATATTGGAGCCTATAATCATTGTGAAAATCAGTAAAGCTCTCCTTTGTCCGAACTGTCGCAGATCAGTGGAGTCCAACCTTCCTGAGGTGATACTGTGCTCTTCTTGCTTTGCCGTTGTTGGAAAATGCAGCATATCTGATTTGTTGAGCAGTTATGATAAAAAAAACCATCATTCAGGACCAAAGAATGATCAGCAGTGTTACTGCAACAATCCAAGGCTACAAGAGGCAGATCATAATGTGTCCCAGTTACTGGAGGACAGTATTAGACATGTGGCATCCTTAAAAACGAATACTGGTGGGGCTAGGCAGTCCTGTAAGGAAGCTACTATTGAGGACTGCCTATTTGTTCTTGCTTTGCAAGCTAATCACCATTACAAAGAATGCAAAAACACTGAACTTGCTGAAAACAATGCAAGTTACAATGGAAGAGCAAAGAAATCAACTAAAGACCAAAATAATTGCACAGTGGGGAGCAGTAAGAAAGCAAAGGAAAATGTTTCCGCACAAAGTCCTGAATTTACTGGAATGGAATCATTTCATAAAATTGTTGAAGAACTGACCAGCTCAGGTACTTCACAGTCCATGTCCTTGATTAGAACAGCCAAGGAGAAATCTGATTTAAAGAGATCAAGCCACTACTGCAGTACCATTGTTTTCAGTGAAAATGCATGGCCTCTCAGTTTGGAGGTGCCCAATCAGTCTGATGAATTACAACATGAAGTAATTTCCggtggaaacaccaaagccacATGTCCCAAGGGGAATGTGCACAGCATAAGTGTAAATGAAAATGCTTATTCATCTTCTCAACCTTCTTGCTTGCCTCTTTCAAAATCAGCCTGCTCGGGTCTCCAAACTTGTTCTTACCAAATGGAAAACTCCAAAAGTTGTAGGAAGTCTTCGTCTCATCAAGGCAGTCTTTGTTTCAGCTCGTCTCTCAGCTCCCCTTCTCTACCCACAGCTTCCAGAGACAAGACATTTTCACTGCAGAGTATATGTAGCCATATCCCAACTCAAGAAGATTGTAGTTGCAAAGAAAGAGGAAAATCTGAGAAAGTAAAACCATAG